A genome region from Triticum aestivum cultivar Chinese Spring chromosome 2B, IWGSC CS RefSeq v2.1, whole genome shotgun sequence includes the following:
- the LOC123043537 gene encoding isoflavone reductase homolog, translating into MEKSRVLVVGGTGYIGRRIVKACLVQGHETYVLMRPEIGPGLDVEKLQLLLSFKAQGAWLVEASVDDHRGLVAAVKQVDVVVSAMSGVHFRGHKLLLQLKLVEAIKEAGNVKRFLPSEFGMDPARMKHALEPGRITFNEKMEIRRAIEEANIPHTYISANCFAAYFGPNLGQMRTLLPPKEKVHVYGDGNIKGIFMDEDDVATYTIKSIDDPRALNKTIYLRPPENILSQNELIAKWEKLSGKVLEKIPIQSDEFLASMKGTDLTNQVGVGHFYHIFYEGCLTNFDINENEEEASLLYPDVQYTRMDEYMKRYL; encoded by the exons ATGGAGAAGAGCAGGGTTCTTGTCGTTGGAGGCACCGGCTACATCGGCAGGAGGATCGTGAAGGCATGCCTAGTTCAGGGCCACGAGACGTACGTCCTGATGAGGCCGGAGATCGGCCCTGGCCTCGATGTCGAGAAGCTCCAGCTGCTGCTGTCGTTCAAGGCGCAGGGAGCGTGGCTCGTGGAGGCGTCGGTGGACGACCACCGGGGCCTCGTTGCCGCCGTGAAGCAGGTGGACGTGGTTGTCTCGGCCATGTCGGGGGTTCACTTCCGTGGCCACAAGCTCCTGCTGCAGCTCAAGCTGGTGGAGGCTATCAAAGAAGCTGGAAACGTCAAG CGTTTCCTACCATCGGAATTCGGCATGGACCCAGCAAGGATGAAGCATGCCCTTGAACCAGGAAGGATCACATTTAATGAGAAGATGGAGATAAGAAGGGCGATAGAAGAAGCAAACATTCCCCACACCTATATTTCTGCTAACTGCTTTGCTGCTTACTTTGGTCCTAACCTTGGTCAAATGCGTACCCTACTTCCACCCAAAGAGAAAGTTCACGTATATGGGGATGGCAACATCAAAG GGATATTCATGGACGAAGATGATGTTGCAACGTACACAATCAAGTCCATTGATGATCCACGGGCCTTGAACAAGACAATATATCTAAGACCGCCAGAAAACATCCTTAGTCAAAATGAGCTGATTGCTAAATGGGAAAAGCTCTCAGGAAAGGTTCTTGAGAAAATTCCCATTCAAAGTGATGAATTCTTGGCATCAATGAAAG GTACGGACCTTACTAATCAAGTTGGGGTAGGGCATTTCTACCACATTTTCTATGAGGGTTGCTTGACAAACTTTGACATCAATGAAAATGAGGAAGAAGCTTCTCTACTCTACCCAGATGTTCAGTACACCAGGATGGATGAGTACATGAAACGCTATTTGTAA
- the LOC123043538 gene encoding isoflavone reductase homolog, whose translation MEKSRVLVVGGTGYIGRRIVKASLAQGHETYVLMRPEIGLDIDKLQMLLSFKAQGARLLEASLDDHQGLVAAVKQVDVVVSAMSGVHFRSHNLHLQLKLVEAIKEAGNVKRFLPSEFGMDPARMGHALEPGRITFDEKMEIRRAIEEGNIPHTYISANCFAAYFVPNLCQMCTLLPPKEKVHVYGDGNVKAIFVDEDDIAAYTIKCVDDPRALNKTIYLRPQENILSQNELIAKWEKLSGKVLKKIPIPSDEFLVSMKGTDLANQVGIGHYYHIFYEGCLTNFDIRDDGEEEASLLYPEVQYTRMDEYMQHYL comes from the exons ATGGAGAAGAGCAGGGTGCTTGTCGTTGGAGGCACTGGCTACATCGGCAGGAGGATCGTGAAGGCGAGCTTAGCTCAGGGCCACGAGACCTATGTGCTGATGAGGCCGGAGATCGGCCTCGACATCGACAAGCTCCAGATGCTGCTGTCGTTCAAGGCGCAGGGAGCGCGGCTCCTGGAGGCGTCGCTCGACGACCACCagggcctcgtcgccgccgtgaaGCAGGTGGACGTGGTGGTGTCGGCCATGTCCGGTGTTCACTTCCGTAGCCACAACCTCCACCTGCAGCTCAAGCTCGTGGAGGCCATCAAGGAAGCCGGAAATGTCAAG CGTTTCCTACCATCTGAATTCGGCATGGACCCAGCAAGGATGGGGCATGCCCTTGAACCAGGAAGGATCACCTTTGATGAGAAGATGGAGATAAGAAGGGCGATAGAAGAAGGAAACATTCCCCACACCTACATTTCTGCTAATTGCTTTGCTGCTTACTTTGTTCCTAACCTATGTCAAATGTGTACCCTTCTTCCACCCAAGGAGAAGGTTCACGTCTATGGAGATGGCAACGTCAAAG CGATATTCGTGGACGAAGATGACATTGCAGCATACACAATCAAGTGCGTTGATGATCCACGGGCCTTGAACAAGACAATATACCTACGGCCACAGGAAAACATCCTTAGTCAAAATGAGTTGATTGCTAAATGGGAAAAGCTCTCAGGAAAGGTTCTTAAGAAAATTCCCATTCCGAGTGATGAATTCTTGGTATCAATGAAAG GTACAGACCTTGCTAATCAGGTGGGGATAGGGCATTACTATCACATTTTTTATGAGGGTTGCTTGACAAACTTTGACATCAGAGATGATGGGGAAGAAGAGGCTTCTCTACTCTACCCAGAGGTTCAGTACACCAGGATGGACGAGTACATGCAACACTATTTATAA